The genomic region TAATTGATGATGAAAAGGATCTGGTCATGCTTCTCGAAGACGAACTGAAAGCAAGGGGACATGAAGTAATCGTGGCATATGACGGTCGGGAAGGCATAAAATTGTCCCGGTGTCAGCCTGATTTGATCATATTGGACATCATGATGCCTGAAGAAAATGGGTTTGAGGTTTGCCGGGCAATAAGGGATGAAGTACTATGCCCCATTATTTTTTTAAGCGCAAAACAGACCGAGGCCGATAAAATCAAAGCGCTAAATCTCGGTGGCGATGATTATGTGGTAAAACCCTTCGGGCTAAAGGAACTAATGGCAAGAATTGAAGCGAATTTACGCAGAGAAAGACGGGCGCAGTATTTAAATGCGGAAAAAAAACGCACCAGGCTGTTTTTTGGGGACCTTAGCCTTGATATAAGGGAACGCACCGTAAAAATCAAAAATGTGCCTATTGCGCTGACAAAGCGTGAATACGATATTGTCGAACTGCTGGCACTTCACCCGGGACAGGTGTTTTCACGGGAAC from Thermoclostridium stercorarium subsp. stercorarium DSM 8532 harbors:
- a CDS encoding response regulator transcription factor encodes the protein MLSKILIIDDEKDLVMLLEDELKARGHEVIVAYDGREGIKLSRCQPDLIILDIMMPEENGFEVCRAIRDEVLCPIIFLSAKQTEADKIKALNLGGDDYVVKPFGLKELMARIEANLRRERRAQYLNAEKKRTRLFFGDLSLDIRERTVKIKNVPIALTKREYDIVELLALHPGQVFSREHIYERVWGYDSEGDSATVVEHIKKIRAKFAAAAPSVEYISTVWGIGYKWNKL